The following DNA comes from Glaciihabitans arcticus.
CACGTTCTTCGGTATGGCCCAGCTCACGAGCACTCCGTCGTGCTCGAGCCGGAAGTCGTAGTGCAGCCGGCGCGCGTGGTGTTCCTGAATGACGAAGCTCTGCCCATCGGTCGGCTCGGCGGCGTCGGCCGGAACCGGCTCGGGCGTCTTCGACCCGTCGCGCATCGAGCGGTACTTCTCCAGTCGGTCGAAGCCGGCCATACGCTGCTCGGTCGGTTCGAGCGCGCCGAGGTGTCCCGCGGTGAGCCCGGCGAGCGGGTCGCCACGCCGCTTCACTCGCGCGAGCACCTGCTCCATGTCGAGGTGCTCGAGATCCTTACTCGCGAGCTCGCGCCAGGTGCGTGGGGCCGCGACCATGGGCCGCTCGCGTCCGCGCAGCGAGTACGGCGTGATGGTCGTTTTGTTGCCGTTGTTCTGGCTCCAGTCGACGAGTACCTTGCCGTCGCGCAGGGTCTTCTTCATGTCGCTCACCACGAGGTCGGGATGATCCGCCTCGAGCGCGCGGGCCAGTTCGTGCGCGACGGCGCTCACCGCGGCCGAGTCCTGCTTGCCGTCCAATGCCGCATACAGGTGGATGCCCTTGCTCCCGCTCGTCACGGGCATCGGGTCCAACCCCATCCCGGTCAGTATCGCGCGCGCGAGTCGGGCTACCTCCGCGCACTCGGCGAGCCCCGCACCCTCGCCGGGGTCGAGATCGAGTACGAGGCGGTCGGGATTGTGGCGCACCCCGGTACGGCCGAACTGCCATTGCGGAACGTGGATCTCGAGCGCAGCGATCTGGGCCAACCAGGTCAGGGTGGCGAGGTCGTTGACGAGCGGGTACTCGTTGGAGTGGTCCTTGTGCTCGATCTCGCGCCGCTTCACCCATCCCGGAGTCGAATCGTCGAGATTCTTCTGGAAGAACATGTCCCCGGGTTTGCTCGCCGTGCCGACCCCGTGCACCCAGCGTTTGCGGGTGGCCGGGCGGTTGGTGGAGTGCGGCAGCAGCACCGGGGCGATGCGAGCGTAGTAGTCGATGACATCGCGCTTGGTGGTTCCGGTGGCCGGGTACATCACTTTGTCGAGGTTGGTGAGCCTGAGTCGATGCCCGTCGACTTCTACCATTTCGCCCTTGTCCGCCATGCCTCGATGGTTCTCCTGCTGACCGGCGAATTGCCAGTGTTCTGCGGCAGCTCTGGCGCAACTCACGGTTTCAGGAAAATACTGGAGTCATGAGAGCTATCTGGAAAGGCGCTGTCACCTTCGGCCTCGTCAACGTGCCGGTCAAGGTCTACAGCGCGACCGAGGACCACGACATCGCCCTGCACCAGGTGCACGACAAGGACGGCGGCCGCATCAAGTACCAGCGACGGTGCGAGATCTGCGGCAAGATCGTCGCCTACGAGAACATCGACAAGGCGTATGACGATGGCGAGGAGACCGTCATCCTCACCGACGATGATCTGAAGTCCCTGCCGGAGGAGCGCAGTCGCGAGATCGACGTCGTCGAGTTCGTGCCCAACGATCAGCTCGACCCGATCATGTTCGAGCGCAGCTACTTTCTCGAACCGGACTCGAAGTCGAACAAGGCGTACGCGCTGCTGCGCCGCACCCTCGAAGACACCGACCGCACGGCGATCGTACAGTTCGCGCTGCGGCAGAAGACCAGGCTGGGTGCGCTGCGGGTGCGTGGTGACGTGCTGATGCTGCAGTCTCTGCTCTGGGATGACGAGGTGCGCGAGGCCAAGTTCCCGGCGCTGGATGAGAAAGTGCGCATCTCGGCCAAGGAGCTCGAGATGTCGAAGTCTCTCGTCGAATCGTTCGAGGCCGACTTCGCTCCCGACAAGTTCACCGACGAGTACCAGGAGCAGCTGCGGGAGCTCATCGAGGTGAAGCTCAAGAAGGGCGACGCGGTCTCGACCGAGGAGACCTTCGGCGAGCAGGCCGAGGAGGAAGGTGGCGGCGAGGTGCTCGACCTGATGGAGGCGCTACGACGCAGTGTCGACAAGAGCCGCGGAGCGAAGAGCACCCCAGCCAAGAAGGCGACTCCGGCCAAGAAGGCTCCCGCGAAGAAGACGGCTGCTAAGAAGAAGGCCGGCTAGCCTTCTCCCGTATCTCCCGCCCCTCGCGCACATCGTCGGCCCGCTGCCGCGCGAGCATCAGCGTTCGCGTGGTGTCCCGCGCGGGCAGCTGGATGGTGTCCTCCGCGGGGATGCCTGCGGCGAGCTGGCGCACCCGCACGAGCTCGCCGTCGACCTCGGCGCCGATCACGAGCACGAGGTTGGTGATGTAGAGCCACACGAGCAGCGCGAGGCCCCCGCCGATCCAGCCGTAGACCTTGTCGTAGGTGCCAACTGTCATCACGTAGACGGCGAAGGCGAGGGTCGCGACGCCCCAGGCGAGGAGCGCGAAGGCGGCGCCCCACGACACCCAGCGCAGACGCGAGTGCCGCACGTTCGGGGTGGCGTAGTAGAGCACGGCTACCAGGGAGAAGGCGAGTGCGGCGAGTGCGGGCCACTTGCCGACGTTCCAGACCGTGAGCCACGGTTCGCCGAAGCCCGCCGCCTCACCGATGGTGCGCGCGGCGCTCGGGGTGCCGAGCAGGATCACCACGATGAGGGCGAAGCCGATCATCAGCAGCAGGGTCACCAGCATCATGAGGCCGCGGAACTTCCAGATCGGCCGCCCCTCCTGTACCTCGTACACGGTGTTCACGGCGCGCCCGAATGCCGTCGCATAGCTCGACACCGACCAGAGGGTGAGTGAGAGGCCGATGGCGAACGCGAGCCCCGGGTTGCCGATCGACAGCAGGGAGGTGAGGGGATCGCGCAGGGTCTCGACCGTGTCCTCGGTCACGAATTCGTTCGCCACGCTCAGGATGTTGCGGATCGCGTTCTCCCGGTTGTTGAGCAGCGCGAACGACGACACGACGGTCAGGGTTGCAGGGAATAGGGCCAGGGCCGCGAAGAAGGTCAGCGCGGCGGCCGAGTCCAGTCCCCGGTGCCGCATAAAGCCGTGGAAGGCGCGCTTGCCCGCGTACTCCCAGGTCGACCGGTCCAGGCCACGGCTCGTGGGGACCGGTCCGTTCTCGTTGTTCACGGGCGCTCGCCGCGTCTCGGCCGTGCCAGTTGGGGCACCAGCAGCCAGGCGAGCAGCACGAAGACGAGGGTGGCGCTGCCCGCGATGACGCCCGCCGCACGTCCGACGACCACGTCGAAGACGAGCAGGGTCACGCCGGTCAACACTCCGGCAACACCCGCGAGTGTCAGCTTCAGGATGGAGTCACCGATGTGCACGATCTGCCGCTTGGCGCGCTTCTGGAACAGCGCCCGGTGCAGGCTGACCGGGGCCAGGGCGAGGGCGGTCGTGATGCAGGCGAGCACCACGAGCACGAGGTACACGTCGATCTGGAACGCGTCGAGCTCGGCAAACCGCGGCTGGAAGGCGAGCGTCAGCAGGAATCCGGTGAGGATCTGCGTTCCGGTCTGGGTGACGCGCAGCTCCTGCAGGATCTCGTTCCAGTTGCGGTCGAGCCGCTCGGACTCCGTCTCGTGTCGCGCGGCAGGTTCGGGTTTCACACCCCGATGGTATCCACAGCAGCGGGAGACCCGGCAGCCCTTGTGCTGCGCTCACGGGCGCGCCACAGGTGCAGCCCGGCGTAGCTGCGCCACGGAGCCCAGCGCTCGCCATGGGCCGCGAGCCCCTTCGCGGTGGCCGGGATACCGAGGTCGCGCGCGCTGTGCAGCATCACCAGGTCGCTCGCGAGCAGGATGTCGGGTGAGCCCAGCACCCGCATCGCGAGGTAGCCGGCGGTCCATTCACCGATGCCGGGCAGCGCGGTGAGCCGCGACATGAACTCGGGCGCCGGCAGCCCGACGTCGAGACTGAGCTCGCGGCTCGCGAGCGCTTCGGCTGCGCCGATGATGCTCCGGATGCGCGTCGCAGGCCCGCGCAGCACGGCATGCCCGTGCTCGGCGAGTTGTGCCGCGGTAGGAAAGAGCCCCTCGTCTCCGATCTGCACACTGATGCGGCCGAGCACGGTGCGCGCCGCGACCACCGAGATCTGCTGGCCGACGAGGGTGCGGAATACGGCCTCCTCGGGGTCGAGGGCTCCGGGGATGCGGATGCCGGGCGAGAGCGCGACGTGCGGCGCGAGCTGCAGGTCCGAGCCGAGCGCGGCGTCGATCGCGAGGCTGTCGGCGTCGAGGTCGAAGAGACGGCGCACGCGGGAGACGAGGGTCGCGACATCCGCTATCTGATCGAGACGGGCGGTGCAGATCACTGAGTCTCCCTCGACCCGGAGGGAGACACGGGCTACGCCGCGGGGGAGGCGCAGCGCGCGCTCGAACGAGCCGTCGACCATGGTCTCGACGCCGGTGATCGCGTGGCCCTGGAGGTAGCGCATCACGCCGGCGCCGTCGAACGGGGCGCGCGCGGGCAGGCGTAGCGTGATGCTGCCGGGGGAGGATGGGTCGGCGGACCGCTTCGAGGCGCGCAGGGCGCTCGGGGTGAGTTCGTACACCGACTGGATGGTGTCGTTGAACTGGCGGATGCTCGAGAAGCCCGACGCGAAAGCGACGTCGGCGACGGAGAGGTCGGTCGAGGTGAGCAGCACACGGGCGTTCTGGGCTCGGTGCGCCCGGGCGAGTGCGAGAGGGCCGGCGCCGAGCTCCGCCACGAGCACGCGGGTGAGGTGCCGTGTTGTGTAGCCGAGGCGGTTCGCGAGACCGGGCACGCCCTCGCGCTCGACGACACCGTCGGTGATGAGACGCATGGCGCGGCTCGCGAGGTCGTCGTGGGTGTTCCAGTCGGGGGAGCCGGGCACGGCATCCGGAAGGCAGCGCTTGCAGGCGCGCAGCCCGGCCTCGTGCGCGGCGGCAGCGGTGCGATAGAACGACACATTGCGCGCGTGGGGGGTCATGGCCGGGCAGCTCGGGCGGCAGTAGATGCCCGTCGAGTGCACCCCGGTGATGAACTGGCCGTCGAAGCGGGCGTCTCGGGAGGACATGGCGCGATAGCGCTCCGCGAACAGTGCCGACGCGTTCTCCATGTACCCACTCTCCATGACCCCAGCCTCGCACCGGCCACCGACGCTGGCTAGCGGAAATCAGACACGACCTGGGCGCTCGTTCCAGACCGAATGCGTATGCTCGCAGGGTGACATCCACCCTCGCGAAGCTCAGTGACACCCTCGGCGACATCGTCTCGGTGTCCACCGCGGATCTTGAGGCCGCCCGCGCCGACAAGTCCGGCCACGTCTCCGACGCTGCACCCCTCGCCGTGGTGCACGCCCGCAGCATCGACGACGTGCAGCGCACGATGCGCTACGCGACCGAGACGGGCACGCCCGTCGTCACGCGGGGTGCCGGCACCGGACTGGCGGGCGGAGCGATCGCCGGGGCGGGCGAGATCGTGCTGTCGACGATCGGCATGAACCGCATCCTCGAGATCTCCCGCGACGACGAGCTCGCGGTCGTCCAGCCCGGCGTCATCAACGCCGACCTCAACACGGCGCTCGAGCCGAGCGGCCTGTGGTTCGCCCCCGACCCGGCCAGCCGCGCCATCTCGACCATCGGCGGCAACATCGCGACTAACGCCGGCGGCCTGCTCTGCGCCAAGTACGGCGTCACCCGCGAGTCGGTGCTCGGAGTCAAGGTCGTGCTCGCCGACGGTCGGCTGATGGAGTTCGGTCACCGCACCGTCAAGGGCGTCACCGGTCTCGACCTCGCCGGCCTGATGATCGGCTCCGAAGGCACCCTCGGTGTGATCGTCGAGGCCACCGTCAAGGTTCAGGCGCTGCCGCAGGGCATCGCCTCGACGATCGGTGCGTGGTTTGCGTCTGTCGAGGACGCCGCACGTGCCGCCGCCGTGATCACGGCCACGGGCATCCGCCCCGCGATCATGGAACTGCTCGACCCCAACGCCATGGCCAGCATCGCCGACCATCTCGGCCTCGACGTGCGACCCGGCCAGTCATTCCTGCTCGTGCAGACTGATGGCCACGGCGCTTCGGTCGGCGCGGAGAACGCGCTCGCCGTGATCCGCTCGCTCGGGGGAGACGCCGAGCACACGACCGATCCGGCCGAGAGCGCCCGTCTGTTCGGGATGCGCCGCGCCTTCCACCCCGCCATGGAGGCGCGCGGAACCGTGCTCATCGAAGACGTCTGCGTGCCCCGCAGTGCCCTGCCCGCCATGTTCAACGCCATCACCGCTATTGCGGGCAAACACGGTGTCGACATCGCGACGGTCGCCCACGCGGGTGACGGCAACCTGCACCCCAACTTCGTGTTCCAGGGCGTGGATGTCCCGGCCGCTGTCTGGGCCGCGGCCGACGAGCTCTTCCTCACGGCCCTCCGTCTCGGTGGCACGCTGACCGGCGAACACGGCGTCGGCCTGCTCAAGAAGCGCTGGCTCGGCGAGGAACTGGGAAGCGAGCAGCTCGAGCTTCAGCGCTCGATCAAGGGCGTCTTCGACCCTCAGGGTCTGCTCAACCGGGGCAAAGTCTTCTAACAGCGCGCGTCCAGCAAGCGTGGGAATATCCGGCACCTGTCCGGCGTTTTTCCTGACATGGCTGTTACCCGATCATCCATCCTTCCCCGTCCGAAGACCGGCGAGGTGCGCGTGCGCCTCGGTGCCGTCGGAATGAGCTCTCTCGGCCTGCAGGCCGCCGGCTTCATCGAGGCCGTTGGACCGGAAGCCGCTGGATTCGCCCCCGGTGACCGCGTCGCCTACCCGGCCGACGCCGCCAACAAGGGACTGCGCCCCACGCTGAGCGAGCGCGACCTGATCGGCTTCCCCAAGGACGTCGCAATCGACAAGGCTGTCGGCTTCCTTCCGCTCGGCCTGCTCTCGCGCTGTATCGTCAAGCAACTGCACTCGATCGGCTCGGGCAACTCGGTCAGCATCACCCCCGATTCCTCCGGCGCACACCTGTTCGTCGCGGCCTGGGTCGAATTCCTCGGCGGGGTCGTCGTCGCTGACGCCTCGACCGCGGACGTCGCGATCACGGCCGCCGACTACACGGTGGCCCGCCAGTGGCGGAACGGCCACGGCACCGGCCAGCAGGCAGCGTCGGACGTGTTTCAGGCGGTGCGCAAGGGCGTGTTCGATGTCATCCCGATCACCACCTACCCGCTCTCCGAAGCGGCGACCGCCCGCGGTGCGATGGCTGACGGTCCGGTTGTATTACTTCCCGCTGACCAATTCGACAAGGCGGCGTAACCTCGCCCTAGGCTGGGCGCATGACGTTCCTGCCGATCACGACATACGACGAACTGGATGACGCGGCGAAGGCCGCGAGTGACCATCAGGTCGAGGCTCACGGCGGCCGCATCACCAACATGAAGGCGACGCTGCTGAGCCACGTGCCGAGCTTCACCGCCTACATGGAGTGGTACACGCTGCGCGACGAGCTCGCGCCGTTCATCGGTGAGCGGGCCGTGTCGCTGTTCTCCTATGCGATCTCCGAGGAGAACGACTGTCTCGTCTGTTCGGTGTTCTTCCGCAAGGTGCTGATCGACTCGGGGGAGAACGTCGACAACCCGCAGGTCACCGAGACCGAGCAGCTGCTGATGGATTGGGGGCGCCTGATCGCGCGCGACCCGCACCACATCCCCGATGAGATGTACACCCGGCTCGAGGCGGCATTCAGCCCGAAGCTGCGGGTGATCCTCGTCGCGTTTGCGGGCCAGATGGTCGCCACGAACCTCGTCAACATGGTCGGGCGGGTTCCGCTCGACGAGGTGCTCTACGAGTACCGCAAGCCCGGCGACACCCGCACGGAGGGCTGAAGTGTCCTCCGAGTTCGCCGGACGGGTGGCCTTCGTCACCGGTGCGGCACACGGGCAGG
Coding sequences within:
- a CDS encoding Ku protein, whose product is MRAIWKGAVTFGLVNVPVKVYSATEDHDIALHQVHDKDGGRIKYQRRCEICGKIVAYENIDKAYDDGEETVILTDDDLKSLPEERSREIDVVEFVPNDQLDPIMFERSYFLEPDSKSNKAYALLRRTLEDTDRTAIVQFALRQKTRLGALRVRGDVLMLQSLLWDDEVREAKFPALDEKVRISAKELEMSKSLVESFEADFAPDKFTDEYQEQLRELIEVKLKKGDAVSTEETFGEQAEEEGGGEVLDLMEALRRSVDKSRGAKSTPAKKATPAKKAPAKKTAAKKKAG
- a CDS encoding YihY/virulence factor BrkB family protein, giving the protein MNNENGPVPTSRGLDRSTWEYAGKRAFHGFMRHRGLDSAAALTFFAALALFPATLTVVSSFALLNNRENAIRNILSVANEFVTEDTVETLRDPLTSLLSIGNPGLAFAIGLSLTLWSVSSYATAFGRAVNTVYEVQEGRPIWKFRGLMMLVTLLLMIGFALIVVILLGTPSAARTIGEAAGFGEPWLTVWNVGKWPALAALAFSLVAVLYYATPNVRHSRLRWVSWGAAFALLAWGVATLAFAVYVMTVGTYDKVYGWIGGGLALLVWLYITNLVLVIGAEVDGELVRVRQLAAGIPAEDTIQLPARDTTRTLMLARQRADDVREGREIREKASRPSS
- a CDS encoding DUF6328 family protein → MKPEPAARHETESERLDRNWNEILQELRVTQTGTQILTGFLLTLAFQPRFAELDAFQIDVYLVLVVLACITTALALAPVSLHRALFQKRAKRQIVHIGDSILKLTLAGVAGVLTGVTLLVFDVVVGRAAGVIAGSATLVFVLLAWLLVPQLARPRRGERP
- a CDS encoding AlkA N-terminal domain-containing protein; this encodes MENASALFAERYRAMSSRDARFDGQFITGVHSTGIYCRPSCPAMTPHARNVSFYRTAAAAHEAGLRACKRCLPDAVPGSPDWNTHDDLASRAMRLITDGVVEREGVPGLANRLGYTTRHLTRVLVAELGAGPLALARAHRAQNARVLLTSTDLSVADVAFASGFSSIRQFNDTIQSVYELTPSALRASKRSADPSSPGSITLRLPARAPFDGAGVMRYLQGHAITGVETMVDGSFERALRLPRGVARVSLRVEGDSVICTARLDQIADVATLVSRVRRLFDLDADSLAIDAALGSDLQLAPHVALSPGIRIPGALDPEEAVFRTLVGQQISVVAARTVLGRISVQIGDEGLFPTAAQLAEHGHAVLRGPATRIRSIIGAAEALASRELSLDVGLPAPEFMSRLTALPGIGEWTAGYLAMRVLGSPDILLASDLVMLHSARDLGIPATAKGLAAHGERWAPWRSYAGLHLWRARERSTRAAGSPAAVDTIGV
- a CDS encoding FAD-binding oxidoreductase, producing the protein MTSTLAKLSDTLGDIVSVSTADLEAARADKSGHVSDAAPLAVVHARSIDDVQRTMRYATETGTPVVTRGAGTGLAGGAIAGAGEIVLSTIGMNRILEISRDDELAVVQPGVINADLNTALEPSGLWFAPDPASRAISTIGGNIATNAGGLLCAKYGVTRESVLGVKVVLADGRLMEFGHRTVKGVTGLDLAGLMIGSEGTLGVIVEATVKVQALPQGIASTIGAWFASVEDAARAAAVITATGIRPAIMELLDPNAMASIADHLGLDVRPGQSFLLVQTDGHGASVGAENALAVIRSLGGDAEHTTDPAESARLFGMRRAFHPAMEARGTVLIEDVCVPRSALPAMFNAITAIAGKHGVDIATVAHAGDGNLHPNFVFQGVDVPAAVWAAADELFLTALRLGGTLTGEHGVGLLKKRWLGEELGSEQLELQRSIKGVFDPQGLLNRGKVF
- a CDS encoding carboxymuconolactone decarboxylase family protein, whose amino-acid sequence is MTFLPITTYDELDDAAKAASDHQVEAHGGRITNMKATLLSHVPSFTAYMEWYTLRDELAPFIGERAVSLFSYAISEENDCLVCSVFFRKVLIDSGENVDNPQVTETEQLLMDWGRLIARDPHHIPDEMYTRLEAAFSPKLRVILVAFAGQMVATNLVNMVGRVPLDEVLYEYRKPGDTRTEG